Below is a window of Rhodamnia argentea isolate NSW1041297 chromosome 11, ASM2092103v1, whole genome shotgun sequence DNA.
ATGCAGGTACTTAATATTCGAATTTATCAGCAGCTTGCTTCTTGTTAGTTTTCATGCAAATGATGTGGGTTGTTTGCTGATGTTCACAGTTTGAAACTGACTACGTGGTTCAAAGTGAATTGTCTATGAATGATGATTTGTTGAACACCAAGTACAAGGACAAGCTGGAACCATCTTATAAGGTAATGGCTCATTACTTTGGAGATCAGGTTATGTGACATTCTTTTGATAACTTATGTCATTATATTTGCAGTTCTTGCTCATGTATATGGTGTGTTTCACAGGGACTCATTCATGAAGTGTTCACCACCATCTTGCGTGGTTTATCCGGTGCCAAAGTCACGAAACCAGGAAAGTTCCGTAGTTCTCAAGATGGTTATGCGGTTAAATCATCACTAAAAGCTGAAGATGGAGTTCTGTACCCACTTGAGAaaagcttcttctttttacccAAGCCTCCTACCTTGATCCTTCATGAGGAGGTGGGCTTCAATGAATTATTTTGATTGAATTCATGGTACCACAATCAACATCGGTGTAAGTATTACTCTTCTGGATCTGCTTCACTTCTGATTTCTTTCACTGTTCTTTCTTCATAGATTGACTATGTGGAATTTGAGAGGCACGCTGCTGGGGGCTCGAATATGCACTATTTTGATCTTTTAGTGAGATTGAAAACTGAACAAGAACATCTCTTTCGGAATATCCAGAGGAATGAATACCATAACCTTTTCAACTTCATCAGGTGTGGATATGAACGTCTTTTTCATTCTATAGAGccttttctggatgagtttGTATCTTGATTGTCTTCAACATGCAGTGGGAAGGGGTTGAAGATCATGAACTTGGGAGAGCAAGCCACTGATGGAGTAGCACGTGTTCTTCAGGACGACGACGACCATGCTGTCGATCCCCATCTTGAGCGCATTAGAAATGAAGCCGGTGGagatgaaagtgatgaagaggtggtttttttccttttttgcatgGATTTGACCCTGATTGGGATGTTAATCTCATAGGAGAAATTTCGTAGTTTCCTGCATTCCACGTTGACTGCATATTTCTGCCTCAAATTATATTGAGATTCAGTTTAATGCTAAGGAAATGTCTATgcctcttgaaatttttttccacatGCTGATGGATGTGAATCTTCATGTGATTCTGTTGTGTCCAAGTTCCTACAAATTTTGTTTCCATTAGATGTTACATTGGATGTTAAAATTTGTTGATATTGTACTTTCTGCAGGATGAAGATTTTGTCCTTGATAAGGATGATGGAGGATCTCCTACTGATGATTCTGGAGGCGAAGAGTCTGATGCTAGTGAAAGTGGTGGAGATGAAAAGGAGGCAAGACTTTTTGTCTGGAAGATGTTATAGTCACAGAGATCATCTAGTTGTATTTCtaacaaaatattatttatttcagAAGTATGGGAAAAAGGAATCTCGAAAAGAAGTCAAAGCATCATCGAGcaagaagaaagcaaaagctGGAGATGAAGATgggtcaaagaagaagaaacagaagaagaaagatccCAATGCACCAAAAAAGGCTATGTCTGGCTATAATTTTTTCTTGCAGACAGAAAGCGAGGTTTGTTTCATACCTTACATTATATTGTCATTCACTACTTTTGGGACAGTTTGCATGACTATTTGGTTGTGGTCTACGAGGAGGGAACGCTAAGGTGAATGGCTTGCCCTAtttcatttagaaaaatagtgaGAATCTGTTTGCAAATTTGGGACAGTGTTCAAGGTGGACATCATGATGCTTTGGTGGCTGTTTCATTATATTGCCATGTTTTGCTTAGGAAAATGTTTAACCTCCTCATAGAGATAGTGGATGTtgcagaaaatgaagagaagtaATCCTGGGCTTTCCTTTGGGGATGTATCGAGAGAAATTGCAGATAAGTGGAGGGGCATGTCAGGTATGTGTTGTTACTGCTGCTTGAGGTTGCGATTGTTGCGACAGTGATCTTGATCTGATGACAGCCAATGATTCTATTCTTCGCTTAAAATTGCAGCGGAGGAGAAAGAGCCATATGTGGCAAAAGCCGTTGCAGATAAAAAACGTTACCAAGACGAGCTAAGCGGTTATAAGAGTACTTCTCAAGCAATGAACGTAGATTCAGACTGATGAGGGAAACTCAAGCGCACTCTTGAGTTCACGACGCTAGTCTTGTCTTTCACATGTAGCTTGTAGGCCTCGTGCGAAGAACAAATTGTACCGGCTGTTGTGATGGATGCGTTCATTCATAGCCTGCTATAGTGAATTACTACTGAAAATGAGATCCATTTGTTGTAATGTTTATGCGGCATTGGGAGCCAGTAATTCTCAGGAACGATCGATGGGTGCTCAAGGGTTGCCACACATATGGCATATTTATTAAATCTTATTCTCAGGCATGATGAGCCTTTTTCTACATTGTATATCGATGAAGTGTgccttgtttttgtttttacgaaTGGGTCTGAACGTCTTCGAGTTGCGACTATTTGCCTTTAATTGTGGCGATCTCTTGGTTCTGCCCACATCGGGTACCGGGCATACATCAGCTAGTGACAGCAGCAGCGCAGGTTCGGGTGAATGAACAACTTGTTAGGTTACAGCCCAAATAGAACAAAATCCTAGGAAGTCATGCCTGGTCTACGCATCAAATTGTCAGACGGTGGGCGCATGTATACACTCGCCAACTGAATTGCTATAGGACCTTCAAGATCACGAGTGTCTCCTCCACTTTTTGCACACACGCTGCGGACATGAAGTCGAGCATGTGGCGATTCCGACCTTCCGTAAGCAGAATGTCGGGACTGACGTCCAAAGAGTTAGCTTTTCGCTTTCCTGCGAGGACAGGATGCGCCATGACCGAAAGAGACACGTCTCCGCATAATGGGAAGAAGtcacattttaaaagcaaattcCTCTGCACACTTATTCCCCGACTTTTGACTAAATTCAGCAAAAATTCTTCCTTACCGTGGTTATAGTATCTATCGGGTACTTCTATTACTTCTCTAGCAATTCACTTCTTTATTCCTCCTCCCCTAACCTAGGTACCCAAAGACTccccacatatttcaaaaaaggcgATCTCATATTGCCATTCTTTAAGCTCATTTGCTTagttcaaaagagaaaaaaaggtttaaCATATCTAAAAGGCCTAGCTATATAACTATGACGGTTTTATTCTGTACCGACCCGACCTATAATATAATGCTGGTTCTTTCCCTACTGAATAAAATTGAGGAATATAAAGATACTTTAGTAAAAAATGCGAAAGTTAAAGATTGATCTAAAATCTATAGAAAGATTAAAGCCTACCGGTCAAGGGTTTAGAGCTGTGTCAGCCTCGTGGAAATCTTCATCTAGAGGACGAATAACCAACCAAACCGAAAGAAATGTCATTATTTTACACGTAGTCATGACAAATAGACCCGCCTTCATTAGGAAAAAGCTGCTTCCAACAGTACTAAAAGGGCAAAGTGCAGCATCATAAATTCAAAAAACGGATTGGGGTTTGTTTGATCCCTTACCAAAATTGACTAAAGTACGGTCATTCTGGTTTTTAGGGGGAGGCAGTTTACAGCAAGCTTTAACTGAAGCTTCTATAAAGACATCCCAGCAT
It encodes the following:
- the LOC115727479 gene encoding FACT complex subunit SSRP1 isoform X2, with the translated sequence MKVPRTNQLGIRTKDGLNYKFTGFRDQDVTSLTSFFQNTCGITPEEKQLSVSGRNWGEVDLSGNMLTYLVGSKQAFEVSLADVSQTQLQGKNDVILEFHVDDTTGANEKDSVMEITFHVPNSNTQFVGDENRPPAQVFRDRIMSVADVGAGGEDAVVTFEGIAILTPRGRYSVELHMSFLRLQGQANDFKIQYSSVVRLFLLPKSNQPHTFVVITLDPPIRKGQTLYPHIVMQFETDYVVQSELSMNDDLLNTKYKDKLEPSYKGLIHEVFTTILRGLSGAKVTKPGKFRSSQDGYAVKSSLKAEDGVLYPLEKSFFFLPKPPTLILHEEIDYVEFERHAAGGSNMHYFDLLVRLKTEQEHLFRNIQRNEYHNLFNFISGKGLKIMNLGEQATDGVARVLQDDDDHAVDPHLERIRNEAGGDESDEEDEDFVLDKDDGGSPTDDSGGEESDASESGGDEKEKYGKKESRKEVKASSSKKKAKAGDEDGSKKKKQKKKDPNAPKKAMSGYNFFLQTESEKMKRSNPGLSFGDVSREIADKWRGMSAEEKEPYVAKAVADKKRYQDELSGYKSTSQAMNVDSD
- the LOC115727479 gene encoding FACT complex subunit SSRP1 isoform X1, with the protein product MTDGHLFNNISLGGRGGSNPGQIKIFSGGISWRRQGGGKAVEVDKSDIVGVTWMKVPRTNQLGIRTKDGLNYKFTGFRDQDVTSLTSFFQNTCGITPEEKQLSVSGRNWGEVDLSGNMLTYLVGSKQAFEVSLADVSQTQLQGKNDVILEFHVDDTTGANEKDSVMEITFHVPNSNTQFVGDENRPPAQVFRDRIMSVADVGAGGEDAVVTFEGIAILTPRGRYSVELHMSFLRLQGQANDFKIQYSSVVRLFLLPKSNQPHTFVVITLDPPIRKGQTLYPHIVMQFETDYVVQSELSMNDDLLNTKYKDKLEPSYKGLIHEVFTTILRGLSGAKVTKPGKFRSSQDGYAVKSSLKAEDGVLYPLEKSFFFLPKPPTLILHEEIDYVEFERHAAGGSNMHYFDLLVRLKTEQEHLFRNIQRNEYHNLFNFISGKGLKIMNLGEQATDGVARVLQDDDDHAVDPHLERIRNEAGGDESDEEDEDFVLDKDDGGSPTDDSGGEESDASESGGDEKEKYGKKESRKEVKASSSKKKAKAGDEDGSKKKKQKKKDPNAPKKAMSGYNFFLQTESEKMKRSNPGLSFGDVSREIADKWRGMSAEEKEPYVAKAVADKKRYQDELSGYKSTSQAMNVDSD